GGTCACATTCATCAACCATCAGAGACAGACCTAGCCTTGGGTAGGGGGGGGGGCCaggcaccccccccccccctccccccaaattttgaaaaaaaaaaaaaaaattcttagtaTGTGTGTacacaaagaaaattttcaatttgccCCAAAATATGCAGTCTTGGCCCCCTCCCtccaaaataattataaattggCCCATGAAATCCAAAAGTATATGTTCTATGCTATCCCTTTTGCCTAGTTGCctgaaaaataattacaataaccTTTGgatagtaacaaaaaaaaaaaaaaaaaacacaaatttggtCCAAAGAAACCCAATTGCTCAAAAACTAATATGAATTACTTGTAAACAAAGAACCCAATTGGCCCAAAAATAACATGAATTACCTGTAGACAATCTAATATTGacaacaaaagtaaaacacAAATTTGGCATTATCAAATGTATGATTTTTAGTTCATATGGTGTGAACTGTGAAGTgcttattattatatttttttaagttactttttaaaaagtttttagttgtgtttgctgtagtaataatgtttatttttttatttaaaaaattatataatgagtttgttgtaataaattgtttggtaatgttactttttaagaaatgagagaaatttGTCAATCTtatgtcaaaatattatttaaatggttACGTAGATGTAGGATAAATaccttataattaattattgttgccttttttttaaGATCATGGAAAAATAAtgttcaattttgatttttatttattaagaaatattcaaaataatttagaagctCATATTGAAAATGCAGTATTATCAACGTCTAGTTTGATGTCCCAATTTCTAAAATccatcaaataaatttttgaaaaatcaccATATATAAAATTGGTAATAGTTCATTATAGAATAATCTAGAATTACCACAAATATATTATGATGTTAATTAACACAATGCAATTGAAcaagcttatgttaagtttggtctataccaattttttttttttttttaataatactttGGCCCCCCTCATTTTCAAATTCTGGTTCCATCCCCGTCAACCATCAGACTACGATAAGGAGCCAAACTTTGATATATATCAACATGCATAGCAGGTCACCACAAGAAACTAAATAGACTTGTCTCAAGAATAAAATTCTTAAATCCTTAAGGCTTGACTGAAGCATTTACAGACGAGCGATGGTtgatttcaaagaaaaaatgcgTGGCGGTGACAGTCTAACGTTTCAAAAACCGAAGCTATTGAGTCAAGTAGTGGGTTCAACCAAAACCTGATTCGACTTAACCCGTGGACACTCTAGATACATCTAAgattaaagaaaattgaaagtaaggaaagaagaagacaagAGTAAGAAAAGTACTAATTCAGTACAAAAAATTGACCCACAAGGTGTCATCAAAACTATGTGCCACATTTTTACAGCTcatgctgaaaaaaaaaacaggaaataagtagaaaataaaagaaaaagtataagAAAGCTATTTGGATGTTTCCTAATTTCGACTTCAAGTCCAAGTGTACAGCCTCTACTGGTACACAATTAGACACCGAAAGCTAGATAAGCAACACTTGGCACATTAAGGGGACCTGTATGTAAGTGCATCTGCTATTTCAAATaaggataataaaaaaattgcttctataaaataaaagtttgctTAAGATCCATTTGCCACGAATTTTTTGaaagctttttttatttaaaatttaacttattttatctATGCAAAACCTCACTTTTAAAGTATATTTTAGTCTACTTTCAATtataaataatcataaaaatccaaataaattaCTAAACGAatacttagggtccgtttggatacagctgaaaactgaaaactgaaactgaaaactgaaaaacactgtagcaaaataatttttaaatgtgtaaatagtaccgtgggacccatttttaatatttttttctgaataaagtgattgcgggtcccatgaacagtgcgtgaacagtgtatgaacagtaaaatttgtctcccgcacagtacatgaacagtacttttactgttcattcgctggaaaaaaaaaaaaaaaaaaaaattccagaaaCGCAAAcgcgtttgggaagcgcaaaacgcgcttcccaaacgcactcttagTCGTTTTTATGTGTGACTAATATGTATACAAGTATCAATAGACACATTACCGTTtattaaaataagaataataatcatttattagaaattaaaaaatttgcagTTGTTTTAGTGATGGAGAGAAAAAttgggttggggggggggggggagtgggGGGTGTAGACCTGAGctagttataaattttttattatttttaattacaatttagtaaatttctatatataataaCGTTACAATTTGTCATTTactaattcattaaaaattagtaattttgatataaagataaattatatcaaaattCATGATTAAAAATTACGTGAGAGAGACTAAAGAAAGTTTAGCATAGATAAGATGGATACATGTGGTGCCTGAATAAATCCAATGCACtcttattcattaaaaaataaaataaaacaatgtgATGTAGTTCATAAATATTTTAGGGAGAAGATTTAGTTTGAagccttcaatttttttttcctgtcccTAAGCAACAGAAAAggacaattttatatattactcgcattatataattttagagcTATAGTGAATCactttttattgttaattttagaTGTTTCTAGTAGCATTAAAGAGTGTACAAAGTACataattgtaataatatatatatatatatatatatatataaccgaaacctttgaaactcccacaattttccatgtcaacataatatttaaataaaataattattttatttaaataaaattatttttgtttagtccaaacttaacaaagaGTAAAACTCTATCTTtttaacaagtccaacttaaactcaaactcatcattatcattaatatgtaaataaaattatcattttatctatataaaaaaGGCTACTATCTCTCCCCTCCTAAAAAGAGAATATTGTCTatcattcaaattttaatacatccaaaaaagataatattgaaaaaataaaaagaggttGTCTATCATTCAAATTCTAATACATCCAAGAGATAACATATAAATACTACTAATTTTCGGCTCAAGAAGAGCACAGCACACCCCATGTCCACAACATAACAGTTTTAGGATTTATCTCCCAATCTCCTTtcattctctcactctcacacttTTGCACAAACAGAAAGAAACCTAGAAACCGATCTCCAATTTAGCCTAGACTACGATTGCATGAATGCAcagtaagtttgaaaaaatgGTCATAATTGATGGCAAATCATtatcattaatatttaaataaattatcattttatctatataaaaaaGGCTACTATCTCTCCCCTCCTAAAAAAAGATTGTCTaacattcaaattttaatacatccaagaaagataaatattaaaaaaataaaaagaggttGTCTATCATTCAAAGTCTAATACATCCAAGAGATAACATATAAATTTTTCGGCTCAAGAAGAGCACAACACACCCCATGTCCACAGCACAACAGTTTTATGATTTATCTCCCAACCTCCTTTTATTCTCCCACTCACGCTTTTACACAAACAGAAAGAAACCTAGAAACCGATCTCCAATTCAGCCTAGACTACGATTGCATGAATCGATAGTAAGTTTGGAAAAACGGTCATAATTGATGGCAAAGTATATGAATATATAGCAAAGCGTGAAATGACTGATGAAGAAATCAAGCGCTATTATGATCTGTTTAATAAGAGCGGGGTAagtctttctttcttaatttcatTACAATTTTACACTTCAGTAtcatttgaataaataaaaaaaaatttgataggactaaaaaaaaaagacacgtTGAAAATAGGACTCAAAAAACAATTACCGcctttatattattattaatagaatttcaattcaacacatgtgaatatttgtttatattgctattaatgaattttatcttttaagtCGAATTTCTTATTTGCTTTCATATGTGCCTAAgcttttctttctatcttattcttttattatgcttagaattgattttcttttaagcattTGGGTAAATCTCCACATTTATATTGACATTGTTttcatgggtttggtttttgggttggtatttttactaattattttatattgtatatgGCAGATAAAGAATCTCtaattttttggagaaaaatcaaaattgcaACCTATGTGttccaataaatttttatttgatatgttatatataaatttgttgaatttggttggttttgaagtagaatttggagattttataaattttgaagttttaggTCTGGAGTTTTTGGTATTCGCATTTTAGTAGGTTGATCTTAATTCTTCAccttaaatgttttttatttaggttcatgtgatttttggttgattaattatttgtttggattaatttcaattaattatttgtttggattcaaaataaaagataatggaattaggtattataattttgatattgttacatgttttgaattgtttatattgttattattataagaAAGTCATATTGTtactcaaatttgaaatttgatgtgTCTTCCTCGTAACATGGTCTTTGTTTATATCTTTACagtttatattagttttgagtgtgtgtgtgtatatagatatatacataaCTATTGGGAGTTTTGCcttattaatttaagaattgtaaTTTACTTTGTAGATTTGGTAACTATGCACTTACAACTTAATGCCGTTCTATGTTAGACAACACTTCTAAACTATAtagaagttaaatatttttcatttaaaaaaaaaaatactaattagcAAAATGTCTAATTGctcattgttggattttttttttttttcatagtcaataattttttcgtgtatcgcacgggttagcgactagttagaataaagaaagaagaaaaaatgcaGGCCGTTCACATGTTCACATCATGAAATGaactcaaaaataatgcaaatcTTCACTGCAAACCCTAAGCTATATCTGCTAAACCTCATGGGTCATGCCTTGCTGTAGCTTCAGAAGTATAGTTCAAAACTATGCAAAATCATTATCAAAAGACAGCACACAGAGAGTGAGgatatataaattaaagaaaccCACAAAAACAAGACtctaagaaagaaagataaattattaaaaaaaaaaaaaaaagaaataaaagagagaaagattgaaatagtaaattaaggaaaaaaaaaaaaaaaatggacagtAGGGGCCATGGAAATCTGTGAAACTGAACGGGTTCTGAAATCGAACACGTCACAGTTGTACTGATCAGGCAGTCACGGATTTGGTTTCGATATTCGCAAAGTACCAACAACACTACAAACTCTCCAATTTAATTTCACCATGGAACTATTGGGAATCCTCTAAAATTTTCCATGttttttagcaatttagttTTCTAATTTCATAGGGCCctcattttttgatttttgcttcCAGCCATGTCAGAAGAAATAATCACGGGTTGCTCATAAAATTCAGCTATATAATCCTAGGCTCAAACTCAATAGGAATTAGAACTAATAGTAAGCTTGTAGAGCCCCAAAGCCATGACGAGTCCAAAGATTACAGCCATGTTCTTCATCATCCTGATTTTCATGTTGAACGTGTTGCCACCAATACAAGCTTGTACTCCATCATGTTCACAGCCACACCCACCTTCCCATCATCCAAAAAACCCTCACCCAAAACCACCAACTACAAAACACCCACCACAACATGGATCGGGACACCCGAAAAACCCTCCTGTAGTTGTTTTACCCCCAATAGTTACACCACCTTCTACTCCCTACCCACCTTACACTGGTAATCCTCCTTCTGGAGGAGGTGGTGGCGGTGGAggtggtggcggcggcggcggcggtgtTCCTGGTTTCAATCCTCCACCTTCTACACAATCAACTTGTCCCATCAATGCACTTAAACTAGGGCTTTGTGTAGATGTGCTTGGTGGTTTGGTGCATATTGGATTAGGCGACCCAGTTGAGAATGTTTGCTGTCCGGTGCTTAAAGGTCTGCTAGAGCTTGAGGCGGCTATTTGTCTTTGCACTACGATAAGGCTTAAGCTTCTCAACCTCAACATTTTTATTCCTCTTGCTCTTCAAGTTCTAATTACCTGTGGCATAACTCCTCCCCCTGGTTTTGTGTGTCCTCCTCTCTAagtgttttttcattttcaatctGGGTACGAGATTACTATGAGGTTAACTAAGGCTAGCTGTTTGTtttaaacaatgtttttttttttttttgggcgtgGTATATTGTGTGACTTGAACTAGCTGCTAGTGTCGGAGATATTCTTAGTCTCTTGAGTTAATGCCTCATTCAATAATTGATTATGGTGGTGTTGGCATGGGATAGGAAGGAAAGGTGTAACCTGTGTTGCTTTAGAGGATGGCGATCCATTAAGTGAATTTGAAAAGAGCATAGTTGTAGAGCCATCAAGGGATCGAACTGCATGCCGTCTTAGAATTCTCGGATGTTCTAAATTTTGGGAGTTGATGttcattatttgtttttcttctttttgatgGATAGGACTCtgtatacttcctgtatacTTAGGGTTGATCCTTTTCTAAGCTTTATAAAATCCaagtcataaaaaatttcacgtgtgatgagtttatttttacttctgCTTGATGACtgttaatttctctctctctctctctctcccatacCATAGCTAGTTAATATGATATTAAACGGGTTAACAAAATGGTTAAGAAGGGTATATCTCTGAGTTTAGTGCATGGCGaaagtttataattttgaataagTTCAGAGCCTCCTTTGGCcctgaaaacattttacaatgttaatatttttacaacctCTTTTTAAGTATTAGATCCCAGAAATAAGAGTTGGCTcctcaaaaaggaaaataaagatttccaccaaaaagaaaaaagaaaaaaaaaaataaagaagtggTCTCCTAAACACAGTTGTCCGAATGACTGCATTCAAAGAAAGACTGAGTTTTTTACTTGGGAACTGCACAATGCACGTGCAAGTTCAACATAATAGGAATTggtttatattatattagtaatgtaaatttatactgttgatacataaaataaaatgtgtgCTGGTATATATTTGCAAAAATTGTACaacattatctttttttttttttttttttttgaaactattgtACAATATGTCAACATTATCAGTACaatgtaaaatagaatttttttctttatctttaaacttttttttttttttttactaaatatgAATTTGATAACTATGATAAATATTAatagaaatttattataattacgTTTACAAAATATAGAACTATCTATTTTAGTATTatgcatttattattattgtgtttatatatagaattatataatttattattttaaaaaattgatgtatCAAAATTCTAATGaaagcttttatatatatatatatatatataactgctTATTTTTAACTCACCATAAAAAAGAGTAAtactagaataaaatttattggTTTAGCTTTTTCATCTTTAGTATGATGAATCTATCTTCTTGTTGAATCCAATTAGTAAATGTTTAATAAGAACAACTTTCTCTTATACCTATCAACTTTGAATCATTCATGGGTTGGGGGCTTCATCAGATCCAATATGGTTTTTTCTTCTGTAAATAAGTTTGATTTATGGATGTGTAATATATGcaattttagatttaaaaaaaaaaaaattatttagggCTAAGACTATTGTTGTTAAGTTTGGTTgagattcaaaatattaaatgaaaaagCTAAGCAAAGGAGATTTAATGTTAAAAATGTTTCGAAGAAGAagatagattttaaaaaatttaaatataaaatgatggtgatttttttttatacacacCTATAGCAAGCTAATAAACTTGTTTATactcaattctcaaaaaaaaaaaaaaaaaaaaaaaaaaaaaaaaacttgtttatacTCGTTATAGttcaaaaaaatgataagttttCAAGTATAATGCCATCAATAAGGCAATCATCATGCATCgcgaaacaaagaagaagaaaaagaatcacATAgcatttgctttattttgtggGTTTTAGATTTCCAGGGTCAAAGTTTCCTTATTTgtattataagaaaaatttatttttatatatttttaaatttgatagttataataaATGAGAAGCAAATATATGAACTTTGACTACCTTAGTAAAGGAGAATAGGTTATGCTATTGAGCTAACAGCAAAATTCACCATAGTAACAAAATACGCAATACTAAAAAATCACTAGTCACGaactttctatttttaaaaagacaaaatttagtgGCAAcgaaatattttctataaatttctttttcttttctattcttagtgataaaatataaattcttcCAAAAGTTTAAAGGCTTAGATTTCCCTATAATAAAGGGGTCAAAAcacataaattttttagctttttaaatgagaggtagagtGAGGATAGAGTTTGAACTAAAGACTATTCACTTTGATATTTTGGCTTaaattatttaggattttttttttcttttttggttttttttgttgtggcaAACAGGGACTGTATTAAAGCAAACTAAGTACCAGCCACAGGAGCCATATGCATTAAAAGTCCGTTtagatacaatttattttattgaaaactgaaaatattgtagcaaaataaattttaaatgtgtaaataatgtCGTGtgaccaatttttaatgaaaaaattacttAATAAAGAGGTTTGTAAGTCCCATGAACAGTATACGAGACtcattgaaaactgaaaacagccatAGAAACGtgcttttccaaaaaaagaaaaaagaaaaaaagaaatgcagaTGTTTGCCGCAGATGCGTATCCAAACACATACTAAATACTCGTTTGAATACAGCTTTTCCCATGTCTACGTCAGcgtctacatttttttttttttttttgaagcatgtttttgactttttgtggTAGTGGTGGCTTTCCAGTGGGTTccgtgcactattcatgggacccacaaacctcttttttcaatacaactttcattaaaaaatagtttcaCGGCActtttcacatatttaaaaattattttattacaatattttcaatttttagcaaaataagcaatatCCAAACGGACCTAAATTACAAATACTGTTACAAAATAGGCCATAAAAGTCACGAAGCAGCAGGTGTTACAACTGCACAGCGCCAAGTGTATGTCTAACATACAAAAGCTGCtttgaatttaatcacttactATTATTCTAACACTTTGACTAAcctttcttttacatttatagtggtttttttttttttttttttttttttttttttttttttttttcatgtttataaTTAGTGACTGCCCATTATGAACTTATAATAATTCTATAAATGATTttcaaactttattttttgaatttaccaTATATTTTTAGGATTATGATCTTAAAATGGAGATATTTTATTTCACTGTAAATACTTATTATTtcacaaatctaaaaaaattagtgtcatattatttaaaatctataattatcatattttatGAGTTGGGATTTTAAGTTAAGTGTCATTATATATACTTTTCAGTTAATGAAATACTaaataaatttctaattttcatgAAATGAATTCTCTATATTTCAAGGCACAGAGAAATCCTTTTCCGAGTTTTAGAATCaaaatcatgtaaatttttGTCGTTGGTTATATTGTTTATCATT
The sequence above is drawn from the Quercus lobata isolate SW786 chromosome 12, ValleyOak3.0 Primary Assembly, whole genome shotgun sequence genome and encodes:
- the LOC115972202 gene encoding 36.4 kDa proline-rich protein-like; protein product: MTSPKITAMFFIILIFMLNVLPPIQACTPSCSQPHPPSHHPKNPHPKPPTTKHPPQHGSGHPKNPPVVVLPPIVTPPSTPYPPYTGNPPSGGGGGGGGGGGGGGGVPGFNPPPSTQSTCPINALKLGLCVDVLGGLVHIGLGDPVENVCCPVLKGLLELEAAICLCTTIRLKLLNLNIFIPLALQVLITCGITPPPGFVCPPL